Proteins encoded within one genomic window of Halorussus salilacus:
- a CDS encoding ABC transporter ATP-binding protein: protein MSFTEEEDDPFEEQRENAENPMKRLFLEYGAKNKLAFFTGVVASIFARILNLLPPIILGVAIDALFAEGEGVEYAVALSNQIPVLSVDLATRLSPAGQTDQFWFSVALIAGAFGIGAAFHWARNWGWNSFAQNIQHDVRTDTYDKMQRLNMDFFADKQTGEMMSILSNDVNRLERFLNDGMNSGFRLGVMVVAIAVILFSMNWQLALVSMVPVPLIAVFTYKFVEIIQPKYADVRSTVGKVNSRLENNLGGIQVIKTSNTESYESDRVEDVSDEYFGANWGAIVTRIKFFPSLQILSGLGFALTFVVGGLWVFNGEAPWIFTGELSRGEFVVFILLTQRFIWPMAQFGSIINMYQRAYASSARIFGLMDEPSRITEDPDAEELVVEDGEVVYDDVTFGYDDEETIVEDIGFEVEGGDTLALVGPTGAGKSTVLKLLLRMYDVDEGAIRIDDTDLRDVSLPSLRQSIGYVSQDTFMFYGTVAENIAYGSFDADHEDIVEAAKAAEAHEFITNLPEGYDTEVGERGVKLSGGQRQRISIARAVLKDPEILVLDEATSDVDTETEMLIQRSLDDLTADRTTFAIAHRLSTIKDADKIVVLEDGRIVERGTHDELLDEDGLYAHLWGVQAGEIDELPKEFVERAAKRTARTDATDD, encoded by the coding sequence ATGAGTTTCACAGAGGAAGAAGACGACCCGTTCGAGGAACAACGGGAGAACGCGGAGAATCCGATGAAACGGTTGTTCCTCGAATACGGTGCCAAGAACAAGCTGGCGTTCTTCACGGGGGTCGTCGCGAGCATATTCGCACGGATACTCAACCTCCTGCCGCCCATCATCCTCGGCGTCGCCATCGACGCCCTCTTCGCCGAGGGCGAGGGCGTCGAGTACGCGGTCGCGCTCTCGAACCAGATTCCGGTCCTGTCGGTGGACCTCGCGACGCGGCTCTCGCCCGCGGGGCAGACCGATCAGTTCTGGTTCTCGGTCGCGCTCATCGCGGGCGCGTTCGGCATCGGCGCGGCGTTCCACTGGGCGCGCAACTGGGGGTGGAACTCGTTCGCCCAGAACATCCAGCACGACGTGCGGACCGACACCTACGACAAGATGCAGCGGCTGAACATGGACTTCTTCGCCGACAAGCAGACCGGCGAGATGATGTCCATCCTCAGCAACGACGTGAACCGACTGGAGCGGTTCCTCAACGACGGGATGAACTCCGGGTTCCGGCTCGGCGTGATGGTGGTCGCCATCGCGGTCATCCTGTTCAGCATGAACTGGCAGCTCGCGCTGGTGTCGATGGTGCCGGTGCCGCTCATTGCCGTCTTCACGTACAAGTTCGTCGAGATAATCCAGCCCAAGTACGCCGACGTGCGCTCTACGGTCGGCAAGGTCAACTCCAGACTGGAGAACAACCTCGGCGGAATCCAGGTCATCAAGACGAGCAACACCGAGAGCTACGAGTCCGACCGCGTCGAGGACGTCTCCGACGAGTACTTCGGGGCGAACTGGGGGGCTATCGTCACCCGCATCAAGTTCTTCCCGTCGCTCCAGATACTCTCGGGGCTGGGGTTCGCGCTGACGTTCGTCGTCGGCGGTCTGTGGGTGTTCAACGGGGAAGCGCCGTGGATATTCACGGGCGAACTCAGCCGCGGTGAGTTCGTCGTCTTCATCCTGCTGACCCAGCGGTTCATCTGGCCGATGGCCCAGTTCGGCTCCATCATCAACATGTACCAGCGCGCGTACGCCTCCAGCGCCCGCATCTTCGGGCTGATGGACGAGCCGAGCCGCATCACCGAAGACCCCGACGCCGAGGAACTGGTCGTCGAGGACGGCGAGGTCGTCTACGACGACGTGACCTTCGGCTACGACGACGAGGAGACCATCGTCGAGGACATCGGCTTCGAGGTCGAGGGCGGCGACACCCTCGCGCTGGTCGGCCCCACGGGCGCGGGCAAGTCCACGGTCCTCAAACTCCTGCTCCGGATGTACGACGTCGACGAGGGAGCCATCCGGATCGACGACACCGACCTCCGGGACGTGAGCCTGCCGAGCCTCCGCCAGTCCATCGGCTACGTGAGTCAGGACACGTTCATGTTCTACGGCACGGTCGCCGAGAACATCGCGTACGGGAGCTTCGACGCCGACCACGAGGACATCGTCGAGGCCGCGAAGGCCGCCGAGGCCCACGAGTTCATCACGAACCTCCCGGAGGGCTACGACACGGAGGTCGGCGAGCGCGGCGTGAAGCTCTCGGGCGGACAGCGCCAGCGCATCTCCATCGCCCGCGCGGTCCTCAAGGACCCCGAAATCCTCGTGCTCGACGAGGCGACCAGCGACGTGGACACCGAGACGGAGATGCTCATCCAGCGGAGCCTCGACGACCTCACCGCCGACCGGACCACGTTCGCCATCGCCCACCGGCTCTCGACCATCAAGGACGCCGACAAGATAGTCGTGCTCGAAGACGGCCGCATCGTCGAGCGGGGGACCCACGACGAACTCCTCGACGAGGACGGCCTCTACGCCCACCTCTGGGGCGTTCAGGCCGGTGAGATAGACGAACTCCCCAAGGAGTTCGTCGAGCGCGCGGCGAAGCGGACCGCCCGGACCGACGCCACCGACGACTGA
- the otsB gene encoding trehalose-phosphatase, translated as MTDRPTERSETRPTAESEAPPPIRDHLYALVEELLAHDGLLVALDFDGTLADIERRPDEATLPEETREVVSALADLPDAEVAVVSGRELADVRERVGLSDISYAGNHGLELRTGEESEVHPTAREVEETISALCDRLGERLADVDGVIVEDKGVSATVHHRLVADEDVPAVERAVETLAADRDEVRLTTGKDVLELRPAVEWDKGEAVGWLAARLVPDDERWLPVYVGDDTTDEAAFGVLTDRGLGVKVGDDPATDAPYRVADPEGVRAVLSWLSAYGVAFLRRDPETASPGGR; from the coding sequence ATGACCGACCGGCCCACCGAACGGTCCGAGACTCGACCCACCGCCGAGTCCGAGGCTCCGCCGCCGATACGCGACCACCTCTACGCGCTGGTCGAGGAGCTCCTCGCCCACGACGGCCTGCTGGTCGCACTCGACTTCGACGGCACCCTCGCCGACATCGAGCGCCGACCGGACGAGGCGACCCTGCCCGAGGAGACCCGCGAGGTCGTCTCCGCGCTGGCCGACCTTCCCGACGCGGAGGTCGCGGTCGTCAGCGGTCGCGAACTGGCCGACGTGCGCGAGCGAGTCGGCCTCTCCGATATCTCGTACGCGGGCAACCACGGACTGGAGTTGCGCACCGGCGAGGAGTCCGAGGTCCACCCGACCGCCCGCGAGGTCGAGGAGACCATCTCGGCGCTCTGCGACCGACTCGGCGAGCGACTCGCCGACGTGGACGGCGTCATCGTCGAGGACAAGGGCGTCTCCGCGACGGTCCATCATCGACTCGTCGCCGACGAGGACGTGCCCGCGGTCGAGCGAGCGGTCGAGACGCTGGCGGCCGACCGCGACGAGGTGCGCCTGACCACCGGCAAGGACGTGCTCGAACTCCGGCCCGCGGTCGAGTGGGACAAGGGCGAGGCGGTCGGATGGCTCGCCGCCCGACTCGTCCCCGACGACGAGCGGTGGCTTCCCGTCTACGTCGGCGACGACACCACCGACGAGGCGGCGTTCGGCGTCCTCACCGACCGTGGTCTGGGCGTCAAGGTCGGCGACGACCCCGCGACCGACGCGCCCTATCGGGTCGCCGACCCCGAGGGGGTCCGGGCGGTGCTGTCGTGGCTCTCCGCCTACGGCGTCGCGTTCCTCCGGCGCGACCCCGAGACGGCCTCGCCCGGAGGGAGGTAA
- a CDS encoding alpha,alpha-trehalose-phosphate synthase (UDP-forming), translating into MSSDTTGATAESAAETVAALCEDRELVVVSNREPYSHDREDGEIAVDRPAGGLTAALDPVMQTVAGTWVAWGDGDADREVVGPDDTVSVPPEDPSYDLRRVWLDDAQVEGYYAGYSNQMLWPLCHLDTAKMNPDPEFWQSYRETNSEFADAVLDSTGRDPVVWFQDYHLALAPRDVRAARPDAFLAHFWHIPWPSWDAFHALPQYEQLLDGLLANDLVGFHTEEYCRNFLDCVEAATDARVDRGSRSVAHRGERTFVRALPLGIDAAEQAELADGDAADEFWREFGAKHGLDDGDIRVALGVERLDYTKGIEERLAALERLWEERPEYRGELTYVQKGIESRSGIEAYRTLQERVDAAIDRINDRFGTDDWTPVVQLTDHLPKPGLAALYREADVGLVTPVRDGMNLVAKEYVAAQTRDPGVLVLSELTGASEQLGDRAVAVHPRDLDGVADGIDEALSLSEDERLHRMADLQRVVHAEDVYAWLESTFETAAAIERGRHTVHAGTT; encoded by the coding sequence ATGAGTTCAGACACGACAGGGGCGACAGCCGAATCGGCCGCCGAGACCGTCGCCGCGCTCTGTGAGGACCGCGAGCTGGTGGTCGTATCGAACCGCGAACCGTACAGCCACGACCGCGAGGACGGGGAGATCGCGGTCGACCGCCCGGCCGGGGGACTCACCGCCGCGCTCGACCCCGTGATGCAGACCGTCGCGGGGACGTGGGTCGCGTGGGGCGACGGCGACGCCGACCGCGAAGTGGTCGGACCGGACGACACCGTCTCGGTCCCGCCGGAGGACCCGTCCTACGACCTCCGTCGGGTGTGGCTCGACGACGCGCAGGTCGAGGGCTACTACGCCGGGTACAGCAACCAGATGCTGTGGCCGCTGTGCCACCTCGACACCGCGAAGATGAATCCGGACCCCGAGTTCTGGCAGAGCTACCGCGAGACTAATTCGGAGTTCGCCGACGCCGTCCTCGACTCGACCGGCCGCGACCCCGTGGTGTGGTTCCAAGACTACCACCTCGCGCTCGCGCCGCGCGACGTGCGCGCGGCGCGGCCCGACGCCTTCCTCGCGCACTTCTGGCACATCCCGTGGCCGTCGTGGGACGCGTTCCACGCTCTTCCGCAGTACGAGCAGTTGCTCGACGGCCTGCTGGCCAACGACCTCGTGGGCTTTCACACCGAGGAGTACTGTCGGAACTTCCTCGACTGCGTGGAGGCCGCGACCGACGCCCGCGTCGACCGCGGGAGTCGGAGCGTCGCCCATCGGGGCGAGCGCACCTTCGTCCGGGCGCTCCCGCTCGGCATCGACGCCGCCGAGCAGGCCGAACTCGCCGACGGCGACGCCGCCGACGAGTTCTGGCGCGAGTTCGGGGCGAAACACGGCCTCGACGACGGCGACATCCGCGTCGCGCTCGGGGTCGAGCGCCTCGACTACACCAAGGGCATCGAGGAGCGCCTCGCCGCGCTCGAACGCCTCTGGGAGGAGCGCCCCGAGTATCGGGGCGAACTGACCTACGTCCAGAAGGGCATCGAGAGCCGGAGCGGCATCGAGGCCTACCGAACCCTCCAAGAGCGCGTGGACGCCGCGATAGACCGAATCAACGACCGCTTCGGCACCGACGACTGGACCCCGGTGGTCCAGCTCACCGACCACCTCCCGAAGCCCGGACTCGCCGCGCTCTACCGGGAGGCCGACGTCGGACTGGTCACGCCGGTCCGCGACGGCATGAACCTCGTCGCCAAGGAGTACGTCGCGGCCCAGACCCGCGACCCGGGCGTGCTCGTGCTGAGCGAACTCACGGGCGCGAGCGAGCAACTCGGCGACCGAGCGGTCGCGGTCCACCCCCGCGACCTCGACGGCGTGGCCGACGGCATCGACGAGGCGCTCTCGCTGTCGGAGGACGAGCGTCTCCACCGGATGGCCGACCTCCAGCGGGTGGTCCACGCCGAGGACGTGTACGCGTGGCTCGAATCGACGTTCGAGACCGCCGCCGCGATAGAGCGGGGTCGCCACACCGTCCACGCCGGAACCACCTGA
- the trpB gene encoding tryptophan synthase subunit beta, which translates to MADESEFGDFGGRHVPEPLEEPLERLAQAFDEIHDTDRFRERFRGCLRDFAGRPTPLFHAERLSAEFGAQVYLKREDLLHGGAHKINNCLGQALLADEAGKTRLIAETGAGQHGVATAMVGALLDIDTEIYMGRKDAERQRMNVFRMRLMGAEVNEVTRGGEGLADAVDAALEDFAANVEDTHYLVGSVVGPDPFPRMVREFQSVIGREARDQIRERAGKLPDAAVACVGGGSNAIGLFDAFRDDDVDFYGAEGGGEGKGSGRHAAPLSAGTEGVKHGMKTRVIGDDTEVHSVSAGLDYPAVGPEHAMFRAVGRCEYRAVEDDAALEAFRTLSETEGIIPALESSHAVALAKEVAEGMDDEDVILVNLSGRGDKDMAQAAELFDLG; encoded by the coding sequence ATGGCAGACGAGTCCGAGTTCGGCGACTTCGGCGGTCGTCACGTTCCCGAACCCCTCGAAGAACCCCTCGAACGACTGGCACAGGCGTTCGACGAGATTCACGACACCGACCGCTTCCGCGAGCGATTCCGGGGGTGCCTCCGGGACTTCGCGGGGCGGCCGACCCCCCTCTTCCACGCCGAGCGGCTCTCGGCGGAGTTCGGCGCGCAGGTCTACCTCAAGCGCGAGGACCTGCTCCACGGTGGCGCGCACAAGATCAACAACTGCCTCGGACAGGCCCTGTTGGCCGACGAGGCGGGCAAGACCCGGCTCATCGCCGAGACCGGCGCGGGCCAGCACGGCGTCGCCACCGCGATGGTGGGCGCGCTGCTGGACATCGACACCGAGATCTACATGGGCAGGAAGGACGCCGAGCGCCAGCGGATGAACGTCTTCCGGATGCGTCTGATGGGCGCGGAGGTCAACGAGGTCACCCGCGGCGGCGAGGGACTCGCCGACGCGGTCGACGCCGCGCTGGAGGACTTCGCGGCGAACGTCGAGGACACCCACTACCTCGTGGGGTCGGTGGTCGGCCCCGACCCCTTCCCGCGGATGGTCCGGGAGTTCCAGTCGGTCATCGGTCGGGAGGCCCGCGACCAGATACGCGAGCGGGCCGGGAAACTGCCCGACGCCGCGGTCGCGTGCGTCGGCGGCGGGTCGAACGCCATCGGCCTGTTCGACGCCTTCCGGGACGACGACGTGGACTTCTACGGCGCGGAGGGCGGCGGCGAGGGGAAGGGCTCGGGCAGGCACGCCGCCCCGCTCTCGGCCGGGACGGAGGGCGTCAAACACGGGATGAAGACCCGCGTCATCGGCGACGACACCGAAGTACACTCGGTGTCGGCCGGGCTGGACTACCCCGCGGTCGGCCCCGAACACGCGATGTTCCGGGCGGTCGGGCGCTGTGAGTACCGCGCCGTCGAGGACGACGCCGCGCTGGAGGCGTTCCGCACCCTGAGCGAGACAGAGGGCATCATCCCCGCGCTCGAATCCAGCCACGCGGTCGCGCTGGCGAAGGAGGTCGCAGAGGGGATGGACGACGAGGACGTGATTCTGGTGAACCTCAGCGGTCGGGGCGACAAGGACATGGCGCAGGCCGCCGAGCTGTTCGACCTCGGGTAG
- a CDS encoding deoxyuridine 5'-triphosphate nucleotidohydrolase, with protein MFKSGTFVAEHVGETTDEQIQPNGVDLTLAGVYEQREPGRIARDGKEIGARQEVESEQVGDNVPATYYLTAGGYVVQYAETVRIPEGHVGYIYPRSSLLRNSCMLNTAVWDAGYEGKGEGLLEVHHDVEIEEGARIAQLVLAEADHDGTYAGSYQGENVGLDEF; from the coding sequence ATGTTCAAGAGCGGCACCTTCGTCGCCGAACACGTCGGGGAGACGACCGACGAACAGATACAGCCCAACGGCGTGGACCTCACGCTCGCGGGGGTGTACGAGCAACGCGAACCCGGCCGCATCGCGCGCGACGGCAAGGAAATCGGCGCGCGCCAGGAAGTCGAATCCGAGCAGGTCGGAGACAACGTCCCTGCGACCTACTACCTGACCGCGGGCGGCTACGTCGTCCAGTACGCCGAGACCGTCCGGATTCCCGAGGGCCACGTCGGTTACATCTACCCCCGGTCGTCGCTCCTGCGCAACTCCTGCATGCTGAACACCGCGGTCTGGGACGCGGGCTACGAGGGCAAGGGCGAGGGCCTGCTCGAAGTCCACCACGACGTCGAGATCGAGGAGGGCGCGCGAATCGCCCAGCTCGTCCTCGCGGAGGCCGACCACGACGGCACCTACGCCGGGTCGTATCAGGGCGAGAACGTCGGCCTCGACGAGTTCTGA
- a CDS encoding aconitate hydratase: MGQTLTEKILDDHLVEGELETGEEIGIEIDQVLTQDTTGTLVWLQFEALDLENVQTELAAQYCDHQTYQFDFKNTDDHRFLRSAAGTFGAHFSRPGNGICHNVHKENFAAPGKTMLGSDSHTPTPGGLGELAIGSGGLDVAVAMGGGPYYIEMPEVVNVRLEGELPEWATAKDVILELLRRLSVKGGVGKVLEYTGPGVESLTVPERTTITNMGTELGATTSIFPTDEETRDYLSRLDREDEFVELGPDEDAEYDDEIVVDLSEIEPLIAEPSMPDKVVPVREVAGTEVDQVIIGSCTNGAYEDILPAAKMLEGRDINRTTDMIVAPGSKQASEMLAREGWVAEMMAAGVNFSEATCGACIGIGHVPASDSVSLRTFNRNFEGRSGIEDDNVYLCSPEVATAAALKGEIVDPRDLADELGDLEDPGLELPDQYIGSNVDLISPDEAPDDELIKGPNIGDVPLKDPLGADIEGPALLKMEDNITTDHIIPATSDILKFRSNIPKLSEFTLSRVDQDFADRALEADGGFLVAGENYGQGSSREHAALCPMYLGVQGVLAQSFARIHKANLFNFGLVPLEIDEETYEKIEQGDDVEIVDDVAEAVRSGKEELTIRVNGDWEATAHLDASEREREILADGGKLPHTKKQAEGGSSGATPADD, translated from the coding sequence ATGGGACAAACGCTAACGGAGAAAATCCTCGATGACCACCTCGTCGAGGGTGAACTCGAAACCGGCGAGGAGATCGGAATCGAGATCGACCAGGTCCTCACGCAGGACACCACGGGGACGCTCGTCTGGCTCCAGTTCGAGGCGCTCGACCTCGAGAACGTCCAGACCGAGCTGGCGGCCCAGTACTGTGACCACCAGACCTACCAGTTCGACTTCAAGAACACCGACGACCACCGCTTCCTGCGCTCGGCGGCGGGCACCTTCGGCGCGCACTTCTCGCGGCCGGGTAACGGCATCTGTCACAACGTCCACAAGGAGAACTTCGCCGCGCCCGGCAAGACGATGCTCGGGAGCGACTCCCACACGCCGACCCCCGGCGGGCTGGGCGAACTCGCCATCGGTTCGGGCGGTCTCGACGTCGCGGTCGCCATGGGCGGCGGCCCGTACTACATCGAGATGCCCGAGGTCGTAAACGTCCGGCTCGAAGGCGAACTCCCCGAGTGGGCGACCGCCAAGGACGTCATCCTCGAGCTTCTCCGACGCCTCTCCGTGAAGGGCGGCGTCGGCAAGGTCCTAGAGTACACGGGACCGGGCGTCGAGAGCCTCACCGTCCCCGAGCGGACCACCATCACCAACATGGGGACCGAGCTCGGCGCGACGACCTCCATCTTCCCGACCGACGAGGAGACCCGCGACTACCTCTCGCGACTCGACCGCGAGGACGAGTTCGTCGAACTCGGTCCCGACGAGGACGCCGAGTACGACGACGAGATCGTCGTCGACCTCTCGGAGATCGAGCCGCTCATCGCCGAGCCGTCGATGCCCGACAAGGTCGTCCCGGTACGCGAGGTCGCGGGCACCGAGGTCGATCAGGTCATCATCGGCTCGTGCACCAACGGCGCGTACGAGGACATCCTCCCCGCAGCGAAGATGCTGGAGGGCCGCGACATCAACAGGACGACCGACATGATCGTCGCGCCCGGTAGCAAGCAGGCCTCCGAGATGCTCGCCCGCGAGGGCTGGGTCGCCGAGATGATGGCGGCCGGAGTCAACTTCTCGGAAGCGACCTGCGGTGCCTGCATCGGCATCGGTCACGTCCCGGCCAGCGACTCCGTCTCGCTCCGGACCTTCAACCGCAACTTCGAGGGCCGGTCGGGCATCGAGGACGACAACGTCTACCTCTGCTCGCCCGAGGTCGCCACCGCGGCCGCCCTCAAGGGCGAGATCGTGGACCCGCGGGACCTCGCCGACGAACTCGGCGACTTGGAGGACCCCGGACTCGAGCTTCCCGACCAGTACATCGGGAGCAACGTCGACCTCATCAGCCCCGACGAGGCCCCCGACGACGAGCTCATCAAGGGCCCGAACATCGGCGACGTGCCGCTGAAGGACCCGCTCGGAGCCGACATCGAAGGCCCGGCCCTGCTGAAGATGGAGGACAACATCACCACCGACCACATCATCCCGGCGACCTCCGACATCCTCAAGTTCCGGTCGAACATCCCGAAGCTCTCGGAGTTCACCCTCTCGCGCGTCGACCAGGACTTCGCCGACCGCGCGCTGGAGGCCGACGGCGGCTTCCTCGTCGCTGGCGAGAACTACGGACAGGGTAGCTCCCGCGAGCACGCCGCGCTGTGCCCGATGTACCTCGGCGTGCAGGGCGTCCTCGCCCAGAGCTTCGCCCGCATCCACAAGGCGAACCTGTTCAACTTCGGTCTCGTCCCGCTCGAAATCGACGAGGAGACCTACGAGAAGATAGAGCAGGGCGACGACGTCGAAATCGTCGACGACGTGGCCGAAGCGGTTCGCTCCGGGAAGGAGGAGCTCACGATTCGCGTGAACGGCGACTGGGAGGCCACCGCGCACCTCGACGCCTCCGAGCGCGAGCGCGAGATTCTGGCCGACGGCGGCAAGCTCCCCCACACGAAGAAGCAGGCAGAAGGCGGCAGTTCCGGCGCGACGCCCGCCGACGACTGA
- the rimI gene encoding ribosomal protein S18-alanine N-acetyltransferase, translating to MSSTTVGDEDDVQVRQAVQADLLAVLRIERASFPQPWPFSAFERYLGEPGFLVAVEAPGDSGGTESVVGYVVADLVPNHGQPLGHVKDIAVHPECRGRGVGRTLLDSALTALEGRGARSVKLEVRAGNDPALALYEEFGFEHLRTVPRYYDDGEDALIMVVGVGE from the coding sequence GTGTCATCGACTACCGTGGGGGACGAAGACGACGTGCAGGTCCGGCAGGCAGTCCAGGCCGACCTGCTCGCGGTGCTTCGCATCGAGCGCGCCTCCTTCCCCCAGCCGTGGCCGTTCTCGGCGTTCGAGCGCTACCTCGGCGAACCCGGCTTTCTGGTGGCGGTCGAGGCTCCCGGCGACTCGGGCGGGACCGAGAGCGTCGTGGGCTACGTCGTCGCCGACCTCGTCCCGAACCACGGACAGCCGCTGGGTCACGTCAAGGACATCGCGGTCCACCCCGAGTGTCGCGGCCGCGGGGTGGGCCGGACCCTGCTCGACAGCGCGCTGACCGCCTTGGAGGGCCGCGGTGCTCGGAGCGTGAAGCTCGAAGTCCGGGCGGGAAACGACCCCGCGCTCGCGCTGTACGAGGAGTTCGGGTTCGAACACCTCCGGACCGTGCCCCGGTACTACGACGACGGCGAGGACGCGCTCATCATGGTCGTGGGCGTGGGCGAGTAG
- a CDS encoding DUF5810 domain-containing protein, with the protein MGYACPVCGTPQSDAEHLANHLAFTAMLGDDDHEEWLDDHAPGWSDEGEAELADRVADYADEEEFPQVFEDTTPHDHGHGDEPRGGDLFEDELERANTRGRGSMAGGAGGSGGGADAGALDPEARRILQEAREMTEEMLDDGDECDEE; encoded by the coding sequence ATGGGATACGCCTGTCCGGTCTGCGGGACGCCACAGTCCGACGCCGAGCACCTCGCCAACCACCTCGCGTTCACGGCGATGCTGGGCGACGACGACCACGAGGAGTGGCTCGACGACCACGCGCCCGGATGGAGCGACGAGGGGGAGGCCGAACTCGCCGACCGCGTCGCCGACTACGCCGACGAGGAGGAGTTCCCGCAGGTCTTCGAGGACACGACGCCCCACGACCACGGGCACGGCGACGAACCCCGCGGGGGCGACCTCTTCGAGGACGAACTCGAACGCGCGAACACGCGGGGTCGGGGGTCGATGGCTGGCGGCGCTGGCGGGAGTGGTGGCGGCGCAGACGCGGGCGCGCTCGACCCCGAAGCCCGGCGGATTCTACAGGAGGCCCGCGAGATGACCGAGGAGATGCTCGACGACGGGGACGAGTGCGACGAGGAGTGA
- a CDS encoding DUF5809 family protein: METHGFLAPETDEAAERRYEAVGPAAQTVVKESAKAMAFDADEYDERVTSEVVETARDALFASLLEVRTASREEYDEWLADRDREVIERGSENVSRVAWHDAPDDTVVAATYENETDAAVATLRRQAFGSVYRDLL; encoded by the coding sequence ATGGAGACCCACGGATTCCTCGCGCCCGAGACCGACGAGGCGGCCGAGCGACGCTACGAGGCGGTCGGTCCCGCGGCTCAGACGGTCGTCAAGGAGTCGGCGAAGGCGATGGCGTTCGACGCCGACGAGTACGACGAGCGTGTCACCTCCGAGGTGGTCGAGACCGCTCGCGACGCCCTGTTCGCGTCGCTGCTCGAAGTCCGGACCGCGAGCCGCGAGGAGTACGACGAGTGGCTGGCCGACCGCGACCGCGAGGTCATCGAACGCGGGAGCGAGAACGTCTCGCGGGTCGCGTGGCACGACGCGCCCGACGACACCGTGGTCGCCGCGACCTACGAGAACGAGACCGACGCCGCGGTCGCGACCCTCCGGCGACAGGCGTTCGGGAGCGTCTACCGGGACCTGCTGTAG
- a CDS encoding DUF7474 family protein produces the protein MPRFEYPCPDCRTTSNLHGPDCRFEGEAWSDIEKAYTDVVAVLSGGPRGPDDLREAVDGGWDALHQSALERLRHEQRVMETESGALELLTAEQYKEHVTDPTVEPIKTVAEKGSVPGAHDNAVFAMIAWYEMVGLSWDETRERVVEWLRDTGTWTRGGFEESSPEELVTKKRHVYEAGYGWKEKAEAAKAVIDRSL, from the coding sequence GTGCCGCGGTTCGAGTACCCCTGCCCCGACTGTCGAACGACGAGCAACCTCCACGGCCCCGACTGCCGGTTCGAGGGCGAGGCGTGGTCCGACATCGAGAAGGCCTACACCGACGTGGTCGCGGTCCTCTCGGGCGGCCCCCGAGGGCCCGACGACCTGCGGGAGGCGGTCGACGGCGGGTGGGACGCGCTCCACCAGTCGGCGCTCGAACGCCTGCGCCACGAACAGCGCGTGATGGAGACCGAAAGCGGAGCGCTCGAACTGCTGACCGCCGAGCAGTACAAGGAACACGTCACCGACCCGACCGTCGAACCCATCAAGACCGTCGCCGAGAAGGGGTCGGTGCCGGGTGCCCACGACAACGCGGTCTTCGCCATGATCGCGTGGTACGAGATGGTCGGCCTCTCGTGGGACGAGACCCGCGAGCGCGTGGTCGAGTGGCTCAGGGACACCGGGACGTGGACCCGCGGGGGGTTCGAGGAGTCCTCGCCCGAGGAACTCGTGACCAAGAAGCGCCACGTCTACGAGGCCGGATACGGGTGGAAAGAGAAGGCCGAGGCCGCGAAGGCGGTCATCGACCGGAGCCTGTGA